A single Streptomyces sannanensis DNA region contains:
- a CDS encoding pirin family protein, giving the protein MDHTEVEILTARDVPLGGPRAMTVRRTLPQRSRTLIGAWCFADHYGPDRVAESGGMDVAPHPHTGLQTVSWLFSGEIEHRDSLGSHAFVRPGELNLMTGGHGISHTEVSTPGTTVLHGVQLWVALPGEHRHAPRDFQHHAPKPLHIDGAELKVLLGTLAGETSPVRTFTPLLGAELLLDAGATVTLDVDPAFEHGLLVDAGDVRLAGTLLRPAELGYVGTGRTTLTFTNESDHRARAVLLGGTPFEEEIVMWWNFIGRSHQDIVEAREEWERASDRFGEVDGYPGARLPAPTLPNAVITPRKNPPRR; this is encoded by the coding sequence ATGGATCACACGGAGGTCGAGATCCTCACCGCCCGGGACGTCCCGCTGGGCGGACCGCGGGCGATGACCGTACGACGCACGCTGCCGCAGCGGTCCCGGACGCTCATCGGAGCCTGGTGCTTCGCCGACCACTACGGCCCCGACCGGGTCGCCGAATCCGGCGGCATGGACGTCGCCCCCCATCCACACACCGGGCTTCAGACGGTGAGCTGGCTGTTCAGCGGGGAGATCGAGCACCGGGACAGCCTGGGCAGCCACGCCTTCGTACGGCCCGGGGAGCTCAACCTCATGACGGGCGGGCACGGCATCAGCCACACGGAGGTCTCCACGCCCGGCACCACCGTGCTGCACGGAGTGCAGCTGTGGGTGGCGCTCCCCGGCGAACACCGCCACGCCCCGCGCGACTTCCAGCACCACGCGCCGAAGCCGCTTCACATCGACGGGGCGGAGCTCAAGGTCCTCCTGGGTACGCTCGCGGGCGAGACCTCGCCGGTGCGCACCTTCACCCCGCTGCTCGGCGCCGAACTACTCCTCGACGCGGGCGCCACGGTCACCCTCGACGTCGATCCGGCCTTCGAGCACGGACTGCTCGTCGACGCAGGGGACGTACGCCTCGCCGGAACGCTCCTGCGCCCCGCCGAGCTGGGATACGTCGGCACGGGACGCACCACGCTGACCTTCACCAACGAATCCGACCACCGCGCGCGGGCGGTGCTCCTCGGCGGCACGCCGTTCGAGGAAGAGATCGTCATGTGGTGGAACTTCATCGGCCGCAGTCACCAGGACATCGTCGAGGCGAGGGAGGAATGGGAGCGGGCCTCCGACCGCTTCGGCGAGGTCGACGGCTACCCCGGCGCCCGGCTGCCCGCCCCCACCCTGCCGAACGCCGTCATCACACCGCGCAAGAACCCGCCCCGCCGCTGA
- a CDS encoding IS1380 family transposase, producing MQSSHAASAVSAAFDDTNLVAYAGLVPVMRLAERCGLARLAAEKVKLTGAKNSAGAAADAKVTSIVAGMVAGADSIDDLDVLRHGAMPTLFGGIRAPSTLGTFLRAFTHGHALQLHAVHRRFLAALATHTPLLPGSGEKAFIDVDSTHKRVYGRAKQGAEYGRFKGVRTLHPLLATICTPRSRPVIAGVRMRRGKSADSRGAPKFVSEALATAAEAGCTGMRILRADSQFYNAGVIAACRRAGSHFSITTGMNPSIKRAVHSIPDQAWQQITYPTAVPDPETGELISDAEVAEIPAYTAFASRKKAEQVTARLIVRRVRDLAKPAVVGEQGELFPVWRYHPFITDNPAQTLQAEREHRHHAVVEQVIADSKASALAHLPSGHFNANAAWLTLWAVTYNLLRATGALTSAFHAKATTATLRAHLVHVPARIARSARRITLHLPHNWPWQHAWTHLFDTVHGPAG from the coding sequence ATGCAATCTTCCCATGCCGCGTCGGCGGTGTCCGCCGCGTTCGACGACACGAATCTGGTCGCGTATGCCGGGCTGGTCCCGGTGATGCGGCTGGCCGAGCGGTGCGGGCTTGCCCGTCTGGCGGCGGAGAAGGTGAAGCTGACCGGGGCGAAGAACAGCGCGGGTGCCGCAGCGGACGCCAAGGTCACCAGCATCGTGGCCGGCATGGTCGCAGGCGCGGACAGCATCGACGACCTGGACGTCCTGCGGCACGGTGCGATGCCGACCCTGTTTGGCGGCATCCGTGCCCCGTCCACGCTCGGCACGTTCCTGCGCGCGTTCACCCACGGTCACGCACTCCAGCTCCACGCTGTGCACCGCAGATTCCTGGCCGCACTGGCCACGCACACCCCATTGCTGCCCGGTTCCGGCGAGAAGGCGTTCATCGATGTCGACTCCACCCACAAGCGGGTCTACGGACGCGCCAAACAGGGCGCCGAGTACGGCCGGTTCAAGGGCGTCCGCACCCTGCACCCCCTGCTCGCCACGATCTGCACCCCCCGCTCCCGCCCGGTGATCGCCGGGGTCCGGATGCGCCGCGGCAAGTCCGCCGACTCCCGCGGCGCCCCGAAGTTCGTCAGTGAAGCCCTGGCCACCGCCGCCGAGGCCGGCTGCACCGGCATGCGCATCCTGCGCGCGGACTCGCAGTTCTACAACGCCGGTGTGATCGCCGCCTGCCGCCGGGCCGGATCCCACTTCTCGATCACCACCGGCATGAACCCCTCCATCAAACGGGCCGTCCACAGCATCCCCGACCAGGCATGGCAGCAGATCACCTATCCCACCGCCGTGCCCGACCCCGAAACCGGCGAGCTCATCTCGGACGCCGAAGTCGCCGAGATACCCGCCTACACCGCGTTCGCCAGCCGCAAGAAGGCGGAGCAGGTCACGGCCCGGCTGATCGTGCGCCGGGTCCGTGACCTGGCCAAGCCCGCCGTCGTGGGTGAGCAGGGCGAACTGTTCCCGGTCTGGCGCTACCACCCGTTCATCACCGACAACCCCGCCCAGACCCTGCAAGCCGAGCGGGAACACCGCCACCATGCCGTTGTCGAACAAGTCATCGCGGACAGCAAGGCCTCAGCCCTGGCCCACCTGCCCTCCGGACACTTCAACGCCAACGCGGCCTGGCTCACCCTGTGGGCCGTGACCTACAACCTGCTGCGGGCCACCGGCGCACTGACCTCCGCCTTCCACGCCAAGGCCACCACCGCCACCCTCCGCGCCCACCTGGTCCACGTCCCCGCCAGGATCGCCCGCTCAGCGCGACGCATCACCCTGCACCTGCCCCACAACTGGCCCTGGCAGCACGCCTGGACACACCTCTTCGACACCGTCCACGGACCAGCCGGCTGA
- a CDS encoding carboxymuconolactone decarboxylase family protein encodes MSETAQATAAPRATGRIYLDKKSPAAYQALVKTADAVRATAADAGLDRILVELVNLRVSQLNGCAFCLDVHTRAALRAGETARRLGVLAAWRDTELFTVRERAALALAEATTHPADAFAQERAYAEAGEVLGDDEISAVIWAAITINAFNRVSILSKHPVRETPAR; translated from the coding sequence ATGAGCGAGACGGCGCAGGCCACGGCGGCCCCCCGGGCCACCGGTCGGATCTACCTCGACAAGAAGAGCCCCGCCGCGTACCAGGCGCTGGTGAAGACCGCCGACGCCGTCCGGGCGACGGCCGCCGACGCAGGCCTCGACAGGATCCTGGTCGAGCTGGTCAACCTCCGGGTGTCCCAGCTCAACGGCTGCGCCTTCTGCCTCGACGTCCACACCCGGGCCGCGCTGCGCGCCGGGGAGACCGCCCGGCGCCTCGGCGTCCTTGCCGCCTGGCGCGACACCGAGCTCTTCACCGTCCGCGAGCGCGCGGCCCTGGCCCTCGCGGAGGCCACCACCCACCCCGCCGACGCCTTCGCCCAGGAGCGGGCGTACGCGGAGGCGGGCGAGGTGCTGGGTGACGACGAGATCTCCGCCGTGATCTGGGCGGCGATCACGATCAACGCCTTCAACCGCGTCTCGATCCTCAGCAAGCACCCGGTACGGGAGACTCCGGCACGCTGA
- a CDS encoding GNAT family N-acetyltransferase, whose product MAGSSTSINVAKRLGMTRDGVLRESYPHCGVRQETEIWSVLASEWCKLREQG is encoded by the coding sequence GTGGCCGGTTCCTCCACCAGCATCAATGTCGCCAAGCGGCTCGGCATGACCCGCGACGGCGTCCTGCGTGAGAGCTACCCCCACTGCGGCGTGCGGCAGGAAACCGAGATCTGGTCGGTGCTCGCCTCCGAGTGGTGCAAGCTGCGCGAACAGGGGTGA
- a CDS encoding GNAT family N-acetyltransferase — translation MTEQASAPVVRRVDARHRYEILVDDQRAGLTAYRNRDDRRVFFHTEIDDAYAGRGLAAILVEQALTDVRASGMRIVPICPYVAKFLTKHQEFADITDPVTPEVLTWLDAQLGR, via the coding sequence ATGACCGAGCAGGCTTCCGCCCCCGTCGTCCGGCGCGTCGACGCCCGGCACCGTTACGAGATCCTGGTCGACGACCAGCGTGCCGGCCTGACGGCCTACCGCAACCGCGACGACCGGCGGGTGTTCTTCCACACCGAGATCGACGACGCCTACGCCGGCCGCGGACTCGCCGCGATACTCGTCGAGCAGGCCCTGACCGATGTGCGCGCCTCCGGGATGCGGATCGTCCCCATCTGCCCGTACGTGGCCAAGTTCCTCACGAAGCACCAGGAGTTCGCGGACATCACCGACCCCGTGACCCCCGAGGTCCTCACCTGGCTCGACGCCCAGCTGGGGCGCTGA